The DNA segment GTCTATCTTACCACATTATCTTCTCTCTGTCAACTGCTTTTTCTTTGGTTTTTTCTGGTGTCTTATTTCGCTCCTCATCGAAGCGACGTATGTTAATATACCACTTCTGAATTTTTAATTCAACCTTTATTAAAGTTTGTCTAACGGCATTACGTGTAAATAGCACCGGTATACTTTAAAATACGCAGTTATGCTACGAATTGCACTTGTCTAATTCATTTCTGATTGATTTAAAATCTTCCCAAGCAGGATACTTCTTCTCTGGATCTCTTAAAAGGGCTGCCGGATGATATGTAGCAATTATCTTCACGCCTTTCTTTTCAAACCATTGTCCTCTCATGGCAGTTATCTTAAAATCTTTATCAATTATGGCTTTTGCAGCAGTAGCGCCTAAGCATACTATAATTTTGGGAGCTATTATTGCAACTTGGTTCCTAAGGTATGGCAAACATGCATCTACTTCACTCTGAAGCGGCACTCTATTATTAGGCGGCCTGCATTTCACAATATTTGCAATATACACATCTTCCCTTTTTAAATTTATTGCCTCCAGCATCTTATTTAACAATTGCCCCGCTTTTCCAACGAAAGGCCGCCCTTGCAAGTCCTCGTCTCGCCCAGGTCCTTCACCTACAAACATGATTTTTGATCTTAAATTTCCTTCACCAAACACAACATTATTTCTGACATTATGCAGGGGGCATTTAGTACAACTCATGCATTGTTCCATAAGTTCTTTCAGTGGTAATAATGGCATCAAAATCACCCTCTTTAGAAACTACTTTTTTTGTATTTTTCTTTTTCCATACTATAAAGATTATTGCCATACATATCAATAGTGACAATAACAGGAAAATCTACTACACTAAAAAGATGAATGGCTTCTGGTCCCAAGTCTTCATAAGCAATGACTTTTGAATCTACTACTCTTTCAGATAATAAAGCACCAGCACCTCCTATAGCTGTAAAGTAAACAGCATGGTACTTCATCATTGCCTCAACCACATCATTACTTCTATATCCTTTCCCAATCATACCTCTTAAGCCGAGCTCTAAAAGCTTTGGAGTATAAGCATCCATCCTTCCACTTGTTGTAGGTCCACAGCTTCCTACGACTTGACCAGGTTTTGCAGGGCAAGGTCCTACGTAGTAAATCACTTGATCTTTTATATCAACTGGTAATTCCTTTCCATTGTTTAAAGATTCTATCATTCTTTTATGTGCCGCATCTCTTGCAGTAAGAACTTTGCCTGTAATCAATACTGTATCGCCAGCATGTAAATCTTTTACAATTTCTTCTGTTAAAGGTGTATTTATCTTTTTATACATTTTTCCCTCCACATTTTATATGTTTATAATACAGCTGTCGCATGTCTCGTAACATGGCAGGATATATTTACAGCCACAGGCAGCATTGCTATATGCGTAGGGTATTTTTCGATGTTTACTGCCAAAGCTGTTACCATACCTCCCAATCCCTGCGGTCCTATGCCAAGATTGTTTATTTTAAATAAAAGTTCTTCTTCTAATGCTCTTACATCGTCATCACTGCTTCTTTGATCTATAGGCCTTAAAAGAGCCTTTTTAGCCAACAATGGTGCATACTCAAAATTACCACCTATTCCAACGCCTACTACAAGCGGTGGACATGCATTAGGCCCTGACGCTTCAACCGTATCAATTATAAACTTCTTTACCCCTTCAATGCCATCAGAAGGCTTCATCATCTTAAAAGCGCTCATATTTTCGCTTCCTGCACCTTTTGGTGCAACTGTGATTTTCAGTTTATCACCATCTACAATATCATAGTGCACAATAGGTGGTGTATTATCATTTGTGTTGATGCGTATGAATGGATCATTTACAATTGATTTCCTTAAATATCCATTACGATACCCATTTTTAACACCTTGTAATATAGCATCTTTTAACGTACCGCCTACGACATGGACATCTTGTCCTATCTCAACGAAAATTACTGCTATGCCTGTATCTTGACATATTGGCATTTCTTTTATCTTAGCGATTTCAGCATTTTCAATTATCTTATTGAGAATTTCTACACCTATTTCACTGACTTCCTCGTGGGCTTTCTTCTTCAGCATATTTAATACATCGTCTGGCAAATTGTAATTGGCTTTAATGCACAAAAGCTCAACAGTCTTTCTTATATCATCTGCTTTTATTTCTCTCATACAGCACCTCTTTGCAATTATTAAAATAATAATACTACAAGATTAGATTTTTAAAAAGACTTTAAACAGGCTTTCTGTAAAAATATATTTCTCCGTTTTCTATGGAATAATCGATAAGTTTTTTATCTCTCAAATAGCTCAAAAATGCGGAAACCGATGAAAAATAAATATAATACTGAGTAAAATTTAATGGCAGATCGTTTAATATTACTAAGTTTTGCAATAATCCTTCCCTTGTCTGAGGTTGTTCCAATAATTCCAGTATAATTTCAACATTATCTTCTATATTTGAAATATTCTTTTCTATCAGGACATCAAGCTCATCCTTATTAAGCACTCTATCTATGTGACTTATTACGAAATAGTCTGCATCCACCTCTTTTAGCTTTTTTAAAGTTTCAATGCTTTTTTCTATATTAAACAAAT comes from the Thermoanaerobacterium aotearoense genome and includes:
- a CDS encoding uracil-DNA glycosylase, with the translated sequence MPLLPLKELMEQCMSCTKCPLHNVRNNVVFGEGNLRSKIMFVGEGPGRDEDLQGRPFVGKAGQLLNKMLEAINLKREDVYIANIVKCRPPNNRVPLQSEVDACLPYLRNQVAIIAPKIIVCLGATAAKAIIDKDFKITAMRGQWFEKKGVKIIATYHPAALLRDPEKKYPAWEDFKSIRNELDKCNS
- a CDS encoding Fe-S-containing hydro-lyase, with the protein product MYKKINTPLTEEIVKDLHAGDTVLITGKVLTARDAAHKRMIESLNNGKELPVDIKDQVIYYVGPCPAKPGQVVGSCGPTTSGRMDAYTPKLLELGLRGMIGKGYRSNDVVEAMMKYHAVYFTAIGGAGALLSERVVDSKVIAYEDLGPEAIHLFSVVDFPVIVTIDMYGNNLYSMEKEKYKKSSF
- a CDS encoding fumarate hydratase encodes the protein MREIKADDIRKTVELLCIKANYNLPDDVLNMLKKKAHEEVSEIGVEILNKIIENAEIAKIKEMPICQDTGIAVIFVEIGQDVHVVGGTLKDAILQGVKNGYRNGYLRKSIVNDPFIRINTNDNTPPIVHYDIVDGDKLKITVAPKGAGSENMSAFKMMKPSDGIEGVKKFIIDTVEASGPNACPPLVVGVGIGGNFEYAPLLAKKALLRPIDQRSSDDDVRALEEELLFKINNLGIGPQGLGGMVTALAVNIEKYPTHIAMLPVAVNISCHVTRHATAVL